One window from the genome of Malus domestica chromosome 01, GDT2T_hap1 encodes:
- the LOC103419224 gene encoding probable LRR receptor-like serine/threonine-protein kinase At1g56140, with product MRAFWASDSPFSGKIPDFIGSWTNLTYLQFQGNSFEGPIPTSFSQLTSLYYLYISDIHNGSSSLDFIKNLKSLIDLKLRNALITGTIPSDIGEYQSLQTLDLSFNNLAGQLPSSLFNNLSYLDSLFLGNNSLSGPLPSQKSDQLQTIDLSYNFLSGSFPQWVTTRLQLNLVVNNFTFDSSNITLPGLNCLQRNFPCNRNTPRYASFSIKCGGKQLTGGDGILYETDDSPLGQAAFYVTSTEKWAVSNAGLVNDTWKNPLFLVDTTAVVTGTDVTPYLFSTSRVSQGSLRYYGMGLENGPYTVTLHFAETVYESRTSQTWKSLGRRVFDIYIQGTRMTKDFDISKEAGGVNRAVVRKFNVSVSENYLEIHLFWAGKGTCCIPDYGDYGPLIAAVHAASVFWLPPTKKSRTELTVGIAVPVGVVSLLLIFAILYMRRKTSEKEDDEDILGLDPRLNTFSYAELRAAAEDFNPSNKLGEGGYGPVYKGTLSDGRVVALKQLSVAFHQGKSQFVFEIATIYAVQHRNLVKLYGCCIEGNHRILVYEYLENKSLDQALFGTSNLHLDWPTRFNILLGTARGLAYLHEESRPRIVHRDVKASNILLDAELSPKISDFGLAKLYDDEKTHISTKVAGTIGYLAPEYALFGHLTEKADVFGFGVVVLEILSGRPNSYNNLNPEKIYLLEWVWTLHENDQTLGLVDPRLTEFDETKATRLIKTALMCTQGSPMARPSMSRVVAMLSGDMEIGMVMSKPSYLTYYNFKDVTTFSTGILLAEDDTPSTASKDSNVPLNSQPRGSNASGANTPWIDPAPSVNVTQSLLAGIRREGR from the exons ATGCGAGCCTT CTGGGCATCGGACAGTCCTTTCTCAGGAAAGATACCTGATTTCATAGGGAGTTGGACAAACCTCACTTATTT GCAATTTCAAGGGAACTCTTTCGAAGGCCCAATACCAACCAGCTTTTCTCAACTGACCTCATTGTACTATCT GTATATCAGTGATATACACAATGGGAGCTCTTCTCTTGATTtcataaaaaatctgaaaagcTTGAttgattt AAAACTACGAAACGCATTAATCACTGGTACCATCCCATCTGATATTGGAGAATATCAAAGTCTACAGACACT GGATCTGAGTTTCAACAATTTGGCAGGCCAACtcccaagttctttgttcaataATCTGAGTTATCTTGATTCCTT GTTTCTTGGAAACAATAGTTTGTCCGGACCTCTTCCGAGCCAAAAGAGCGATCAACTTCAGACTAT AGATTTGTCTTACAATTTTTTATCAGGAAGCTTTCCGCAGTGGGTGACCACAAGGTTGCAACT GAACTTAGTGGTCAACAACTTCACATTTGACAGTTCAAACATAAC TCTTCCTGGATTGAATTGCCTCCAGAGAAATTTTCCATGCAATCGAAATACCCCACGAT ATGCAAGCTTCTCAATCAAGTGTGGTGGAAAACAATTGACGGGAGGTGATGGCATATTGTATGAGACTGACGACTCACCTCTTGGCCAAGCAGCATTCTATGTAACAAGTACAGAGAAATGGGCTGTCAGCAATGCCGGTTTGGTTAATGACACATGGAAGAACCCATTGTTTCTGGTAGATACCACTGCAGTAGTCACCGGAACAGATGTGACCCCATACCTTTTCTCGACTTCAAGAGTGTCCCAAGGATCACTGAGATATTATGGCATGGGCCTTGAGAATGGGCCATACACTGTAACATTGCACTTTGCAGAGACGGTTTATGAAAGTCGCACTTCGCAAACTTGGAAAAGTCTAGGACGGCGTGTATTTGATATCTATATTCAG GGTACCCGCATGACGAAGGACTTTGACATATCGAAGGAGGCAGGTGGTGTTAACCGAGCAGTTGTGAGAAAATTTAATGTTAGCGTGTCAGAGAATTATCTTGAAATTCATCTGTTCTGGGCTGGTAAGGGGACTTGTTGCATACCCGATTATGGTGATTACGGCCCACTAATAGCGGCTGTCCATGCTGCTTCAG TTTTCTGGCTTCCACCAACTAAGAAGAGCAGGACTGAATTGACAGTTGGTATTGCAGTTCCTGTTGGAGTTGTGAGCCTGCTATTAATATTTGCGATTCTATATATGAGGAGGAAAACATCAGAAAAAGAGGACGACGAAG ATATTCTAGGATTAGACCCTCGACTAAATACTTTCAGTTATGCTGAGTTGAGAGCTGCAGCCGAAGATTTTAATCCTTCAAATAAGTTAGGAGAGGGAGGATATGGCCCTGTTTATAAG GGTACACTTTCTGATGGGAGAGTAGTGGCTTTGAAGCAACTTTCAGTAGCATTTCACCAAGGGAAGAGTCAATTTGTATTTGAAATTGCTACCATATATGCTGTGCAACATCGGAATCTAGTGAAATTGTATGGATGCTGCATCGAAGGCAACCACCGCATTTTGGTTTATGAGTATCTTGAAAACAAGAGCCTTGATCAGGCACTTTTTG GAACAAGTAACTTGCACCTTGACTGGCCTACTCGATTCAATATATTGTTGGGAACAGCAAGAGGACTTGCTTACCTTCATGAGGAGTCAAGGCCAAGGATTGTACATCGAGATGTCAAAGCGAGTAATATTTTGCTCGATGCAGAACTCTCCCCAAAAATATCAGATTTTGGACTAGCAAAGCTTTATGATGACGAGAAAACCCACATCAGCACCAAGGTTGCAGGGACAAT AGGCTATTTGGCACCGGAGTATGCATTGTTTGGACATTTGACAGAGAAGGCCGATGTGTTTGGTTTTGGAGTCGTCGTTTTGGAGATCCTCAGCGGGAGACCAAACTCTTACAATAACTTGAATCCAGAAAAGATTTATCTTCTTGAATGG GTATGGACTCTACATGAAAACGACCAAACTCTGGGGCTGGTGGATCCGAGATTGACAGAGTTTGATGAAACTAAAGCAACTAGATTGATAAAAACAGCTCTCATGTGCACGCAGGGATCACCGATGGCGAGGCCATCTATGTCACGCGTGGTTGCAATGCTCTCTGGAGACATGGAAATAGGCATGGTCATGTCGAAGCCAAGCTATTTgacatattataattttaaagacGTAACAACATTTTCAACAGGAATATTATTGGCGGAGGATGATACCCCATCAACTGCATCCAAGGATAGTAATGTTCCCCTCAACAGTCAGCCGAGAGGCAGCAATGCAAGTGGAGCTAACACTCCCTGGATTGACCCTGCGCCTTCCGTAAACGTGACTCAATCACTGCTCGCTGGCATTAGAAGAGAAGGAAGGTGA